A segment of the Crassostrea angulata isolate pt1a10 chromosome 10, ASM2561291v2, whole genome shotgun sequence genome:
TTGACTAGATTATGGTTTCCCTGTCTGGACACCTATTCAGAGCCCTGCACCTGGAAGATTGAGGTGACAGTAGACAATGAACTGACAGCGGTGACCTGTGGGGACCTCATCGAGGTGATATCAACTCCAGACAAAAAGCGGAAGACATTCCACTACTTCCTGTCTATTCCCACCTCCGCTCCCAACATTGGAATGGCAGTTGGGTAAATACAGAATATATAGCTCAGTTATTAGAAAATTTGGTTTGAACAAGTTTTATACCGAACACATTTTTAGGAGATTTTTATGAATATACCTAATTATGCactcaatgtacatgtatatgcttaaaagtataatacatgtagatattgcagGACATGTAGTGCTCATGTTGGTGAAACAAACAAGTTAATAAAGTTGATAAAGCTTTTACAAATAAAGGTTATGATTAAGTTTAATCCTGACAAAGCGGGGTAtgataaaatgtttcatatacCTGGTATTTCTTACAATATTCTTTGTATGTAGGCCATTTGAAATCCATGTGGACCCTAACATGCATGAAGTGACCCACTTTTGTTTGCCCCACCTGACTGAGATTCTGAAACATACAACTAACTACATTCATCAGGTAAATATCCATGCTCAGAGATATTTAAGCTCTGTATCTCCCTCCCTCGTGAAATTTGACAATGATGGAGCATTTGAAAAACCTTTCTTGTGACTATTCCTCTTtaatccttttaaaaattttgagtcTTTTGAGTCATATAGGcaatattaaatgaataaatgtttcCTCACCCCCAGGCCTTTGAGTTCTATGAGGAGCTGCTGTCCAGTAGATACCCGTACACCtgttataaacatgtttttgtGGACGAGGCCTATGTGGAGTCTACGTCTTATGCCACCATGTCTGTTCTGAGGTAATAGGTTTGTTTCAAGTCAAAGTAGCAGTGGAGAAGCAAATTCATTGCCCAATTCAATTGATCTGGTGGTAGAAGACCTTTGAATTTGCCCAGTTTAAACTTGCCTGCTGACAATGAGGccaaaaggggcaaaaatataATGGGAGCAAAGATTTTCTGATATATAGTATACTTTACTGTATTATTTTTGGgtgattttatttataagaGAAACTTGAAGAATGCATATAATATTTTCTccagtttttcaaaaatatgtaatttcTGCATGAGTAGATGTATTGTTTATGGGAAGACTATTGAAGTCTTGATTTATTATTTCAGTACAAACCTGTTACACTCCAACAGAATCATAGACCAGACCATTTCAACACGCACCGTCCTGGCTGAGGCAGTCGCCAAACAGTTCTTTGGAACGTTCATCGCCATGCAGACCTGGTATGGTTTGGTTAAGTAATCTATAAAGAATAGCACAAAGTGCCTGATGGATTACTGAAAGTCTCTTTATTCTTTTTGTAACATCATCTGTACTTGCAACATGCTACCATACTCATGAATTAATCAGGATAGACAAACCCAAATGAAAGTATAGGACAGTTAGCTTCTGGCTTTTGATTATATCTGCAATTTGTATTGAAAGAAGGTAGCATATCAGTCCATGCTCATTGCAATACAGAACTGTAATTAACATGTATTACATACTCTGATTTTGTTGTCTCCATGGATCTTTATGCACTAAAACTATATGGAAATTGACTTATATTGAGTAAGTTTTTAATCCTCACTCAATTGTGATATGATACTCAAATGAAAATTGTGATTAGTATTGTGATGaccttaaaatacatgtacatgtaaaatttaatgatattgaaacaatattttttttatttataggtCAGATGCATGGCTGCCGATGGGAATCTCAGGATATCTGTGTGGTCTCTTTATCAAGAAAACATTCGGAAATAATGAATACAGATTCAGAATTTCAAATGTAAGTACAATGTAATGGCTTTAAATTGAAGGGGAAATGTATGgtttaagatattttaatataattagcacatcttaacaaaaattaattttttcttctcttGATTGTCTCTATAATTTTGTTGGTTCATGTATTACTATGTGCATTTTGGGATTTAATAGTATTTGAAAGACGTCCAAGATTATGAGAACAGAGTGGGAGGAATTGTGCTAGATCCCACAAAACGAGACTCCAATCATCATTTCTCCATCAAAAGCCCCCACACGGTGTCCCCTCGTTACATGGAGGCCTTCCGATCCAAGTGTTTCCTGGTGATGCGGATGTTGGAGCAGAGGATTGGTGAACAGCTGCTTATCCAGGTACTGTACTTGCGTAAtgagtgttttattttaaaaggaaatcaGAAAACGATATTCTTGTTTAGTCCTTACCTATACACCATGTCTTTCTATGGCCTTGTGATATAGATGCATATCATTATTCAGGGATGTGATTTTTCAGTGAAACACTGATTTTAGTGGATTTTAAAGTCAAAATGGTCATTTTAGAGATCAGTACAGACCCCTGTATGACTGATTTTCGCAGTTTTCTTTCTCTACCAATCACATaattgaatatttgttttacCATTACATACTGGTACTGATACATTTATGTAAAGAGGTCAGAAATAACCCCTATGAAATTATTAACCTGAACTAGTATATGTATTTCAGAGTACATGTAAGTTTATGCAGAGATGAACAATGATGCATCTTCATCCGTGAATTGATTTTGAATGTACACATATTGTGTTTTAGGTTGTCAACAAGCTTGTAGCTCTGGCCACGACTGGGGCTTCACAGAAGGTGGGGGCCAACACATGGGGGAACCTGCTGCTCTCAACTTCATCAGTAAGTTGTCTTGTGGTTTTCAAATCTACAAGATGTTATACAGTGAATTATTTAGATTGACATGATTTGGGAAGATCGCTGAGTGTTGGAATGGGTTAGTCAGAAAAATAGACACTGTCACTGATATGTATAATGTAATCTACcctgattttataaaatgttgGCATCATGCATTGGAAGAATGAAAACATCACATTCAATATGCAAGATGGAAAAATGGGGAAGTTCTGGATGATCTGTGCATTTTGattgacataacatttaatAGGATAATACTGTGTCTTTTCTGTTTCAGTTTCTTAAAATCATCTCAACAGTCACAGGAAAAGACATTAGCCCTTTCCTAGAATTATGGGTGTATCCTTTGTGTAAGCAGAAAAATCACATGCATATCCTATGGCAATGGatttaatgctaattttgtCATGTTTTAATCCCCAATCTATGATTTACTGATAAAATTTACTAACAAATATTGAAGTACCATGACATGAAAATTACCCCAACATCatgatttaagaattttttttatttcataattgtgAATTCATGTAAAGATAATTATATTTCTAGACACTGTGAATAGCATGAAGTACAAAAATTTCACTCCCCAGATATAATGTATACTCAGTAGGCTGAATGATTATCAGTAAGAGTGAACTAAACATACAGTGTACAAGTGCTCAGACTCCTTACATAGGAATCAGCTCACAGAGTGGATGCGCCAGGTTTTTCGGAAACTTTGTGTTCAACAGGAAAAGAAATGTCGTTGAGCTGGAGTTGAAACAGGACCTCGGAGCTAAAGGGGCCCTGAAATATGTGGTAAGTATGCAGAACAAGCTTACaatttgagcaaaaaaaaaaaaatcctcctCCAAAGCTTGTTATTGTACATTTAGTGAATTTCATCTTCTAAAGTTAAGAAGAAATACATAGGTATCAAGCATATGTATTCTTTTTCCAAAATTGTGATTTGCCTTATAAAATGTAGTACAGTGTACATGTGCAATGCACACATGTATGTTTCAAAACTTACTGTTTATGTATCATGTATAAGCATCTATGACATACTCTCCTacattgaagtttttttttcataaacataaatattatcAATGTTTAATTCTGTCTTGACATTGTATACAAGTTCAAAGTAATGGGAGGCAACttaattttgtattgatttttatatttaaaaaatgtttagttGGATTTCTCTAAGATATGGAGACACTGAtttatatacactgtattaaaaatcaaaatagattcACTTGTAGTTGAAATCAGAttgaatgaattaaaatatttttccacttcAGCAATGACATTTAGGGTTTGTTTTACTATTCCAGGGGCCACTGACAGTAACCATTCAGGAACTAGATGGGTCGTTTAATCACAACTTTAAAATAGAAGAAAACAAGACCAAGTTTGACATCACCTGCCATTCTAAATGCAGAAGgtattttttatctaaatattttcaCTGTGCTGCATGTACATAAATGTACTTAAggtataaaaaatgttttaaaattttgtaacataaGGTTGATGATTTCAGATCTGAAAATGTAGATCCTATGTGGGCATTTTCTAGGAGGTAAACAAAATGGTTATCTTTACTTTCAGGTTTTGTTCACTGCCTTCACATTTTGGAAATTTGTTTTATGTATTGATTTGTTACATATTTTGCATGTATTCTtcagatatttcaaaaataatttcataaaataaagaaaaccatgaaaaaaataaagtaaaaaagatTTGAGAGTCAAACATGgaaatgtattatatattttattagaaTATTTTAACATGCTAGTTTCTtgacaaaatctgaaaatttaatgaaaacaacAGTCCCAATCTGCAAAATGATTAAtacaagttgaaaatgtgaatgaTGCTATTATTGAGGTGCATTGTGCATTATGAACAGTCAGTTAGTTTCACATACCAATAGgattaaaaaacaattcaattGCCAGCAGAAGTCAgtattggtacatgtactttaggggctgattgaaaaaaaaatacatgttaacaatgaaaaaaatagctGTTGATCATTTTGCTTGAAGAGATgcaaaatgttacatgtagtttgaaATTTTGTGGTTTCATGGACAAAAAGAAATACCTTTTACAGGTCACTTCTGTATCtaagtttgatttttaaaaaaaacattttgttcttttatataattgtttctcACACATGTATCTAAGTTTGAGTTTGTCTTAcaacagttattttttttctatgtattaGGAACAAGAAGAAGAAGATTCCGCTGATGACTGGGGAGGAGGTAGACATGGACCTGAGTGCTATGGAGTAAGTCTTATGTTGACATATTTATTCTGTCTTCTGTCCAGCTGTCTTTTTGTGTGTCCCACTTGGATTTTCAGCACTTGTTTAGATCAATTTCAAGCTTCtgcttttttgtataaaatcgcaggaatataaaaatttttgttataatttcctatCATTCAAAACTTtctgaaaaatgaaaactaagattttaaaatccacaaAAGTTTCTTTTTGTGATTTTACGTGGATATTGAATTCTTGCATTTAATTTGGAAATTCAATCTACAGTATACGATATTACGTTGGTAACACTGAACACTTAAAAACAAATTCCTCTGAAAGGTTAAGATTAATTTGGAAGCAAATTAGTATTAGTTGTTTTagaagttttaaataaaattaataacagtCCAAGTCTAAAATATGTAATGATCACTGTAGATACTTGTACACTGTCACTGTGTTTGTGTTCCATTGTCCCACATGGAGATTGTTCTTGTCATCCACACACAGACCACGGGGACATTTTACCCCTTGCTGTGCTGTGAGTAGTAGAGACAAGAACTGACCATCTTGATCCAGAAGATAAACTATATCACTCCTTATATCGCACACCAGGATGTGACCAAGGATATCAGTGCAGATACCGTAGGGGCAGAACTCTGACCCCTGACCTGTGTAGGAGAACCTATGTTGTCCAGATTTATTCACCAGCACTACAGCTCGTTTGTCCAAGTCTGATGTACAGATATCACCgttgatgttttctgtgatgtagtgTGGATCACCATACAGTCCCTGTCCTTTGAAGTCCCTCTCTAATTCTTTCCCTGTCTTGCTGTACCTTGTGACTTTAGCCTCTCTATTCTTTATCATCCCCACCAGTATGTCCCCGTTAATGTGGGAGGAGTGTATGCTGATTGGTTCCCAGTCCcctgttttaatgaatttagtTCCTTTGTTATCCAGTGTTATCTTATTGATGACTTTGTTCTTTCTGTCTGTAAAGATCAGATCCCCgtcctgtgtgactgtgtggtagCCATATCCACCACTGGTTTGTATCTTCTGTAGCTGATTCCCCAGTAGATCTGTTTGGACAAGGTTGCCATGATAATCACTGACCCAGACTGTACCTGATTTACCTAGTAATGAAACATTATGTACACTATCAACTTCTGGCACTGTATAATCCATGACCTTGGTGACAGCAGAAGACATGTCAGATTTCTCTTCATTTTCTTTCCACTGATTAGATTTCAGTTGTGTAGAGGCAATCTCCATGGGTTTTATTTCTCTGTTCACTGGTTTTGTGTCAGGAACAGTTACCCTACCCAGTAGTTTGGTGACATCCTCCTTGCTGTATTGACCAGCAGTAAATACTGGAGGGACTGGTTTGGTGGTCTCAGGTATTGGCTGGATTGTAAGGTTATTTGAGGTGTCCAAAGAGATTAGTTTTTCTAAGCTTGAAGAAGAAGACTTGATGTAGCCATAGAGTGTTTTGATTACACCATTGAGGTAGTGAGTGTAGTCATCCATTGTTTCTTTTTGACTGTCCAATATTTGTAATAAAGACTCTTCTATTTTGTTGACTTGTTCTATTTTATCCAACGTGATTGCATCCACCAGTTCTTTGATAGACTTGGCTTCCGCCTCTATAGATGTCCTAATGCTGTTCATTCTCTGTTTGATTTCTGTGATATCTTCAGCAATTTCTCTTTGCAAACCTTGTGAAGATGGCTGCAGATAGTTTTGAATCTTTGCTATTTTCTTTTGACAAAGCAAAATCTTTTCAGTGTAGATTTGTTCCAAATCAATAAGCAGATGGTTGCAATGACCTTGTGTGGCTGCGCATTTAGTGCAAAGGGGGATCTGACATTCCTCACAGAAAAGATCTATGTCCGTTGAGGGGTGGATCTTGCATTTCTGTACTGGAAGTTTTTGGTTAATTGCCACTTCATGGTTCTTGGTAATTGGACTCCTCTGATGTTCATCTCTGCATTGTTCACACATTGGTTGGTGACAATCATTGCAGTAAAACTGACAGTTCTTCTCACAGTCTTCAGTGCCACAGTTCAAATGGTGCTCAACTGTGAGTGATATTTGCGATTTGGATAAAGCCATCTGAAATGTAAAATAACTCTTTACAATTATGACTGACCAtcacaaaatatgattttgctTTGCCTTTTTAGAATTCTTAACTCGCCCTTTTCTTTTTAACCTAACAAAGGAATAGTACAGACATGCAGCATCATcgtattataataaaatcaattcaatttttctgaataataaatatacaggtGTATCTCTTAACTAATAGTTCTATAGTTTGTTAAAATTGAtaaccgttttttttttttgaattgcaTTCATTACAATGAAATTGGAGGTAATTAATCCAGAActgaaatcaaaaacaaaattcaggATTAAAGACTTTTTAACCATCAAGTTTTCTTCTTTgccaaaataaattaatgttttcttttcctATCATGCAATATTATTTGATggaatttaaaagtttaaatgcTACCTTGGAGTCAAATCAGCAGGTGTCACACCTCAGAAATTTGGAAGCGACTCTGGGAAATTTGCATAATTTACTTCCTGGTAACATTGCTATACTTAgatttaaaattctttgttaCCTTGAATAGAACACTTAAATTAATTTCCCTCTTGTACCATGTATGTTTGTTCAAAATTGGTCAGGGTCTGATGAAAACGTAAACACCTGAATGATTgtgcaaaaaaaattttaaaagatgaacatgAAAACATTAGCCTGAATCTAATGGTACCTGATGCATACCAGTATAAGTTtaaatttgagcaaaattgtTTTAGAATATATGATACAATTGTACAGgtacataattttaaacaagacAGTCCGACTAAAGCCAGCCTCAACTATTTCATGTATGGTAAACAAAGTGAAATAAAAGGAGCAGGCTTTAGGCAGACTGTTTGGCAAGACAAATTGAATAGGGTTCAGTGCAATGAATgaatcggtttttttttttgttatatatcaaaatcttaatccgttgttttttttttcataaaatgaaagaaaagaaattaataaattgaattttgtatttgctgtaTTTTCTGTGCATGGTGTCTAGAAAACTTTAGCAGACTCAGTAGCCTGAGTTCAGATTATCTTGGATTCAATTTAAGTATTGAATTCTCTGCATCCCCAGCTATACATCACTCTGGAGTACTAGTATTTCAGTTCACATATTGTATACAGACAATGCAGACTGGGAGGATACTAAATCAGTTGTATGATAGATTTGTACTAAAATCTGTGTGTACTGAATTCAGTAAGCTGGTACATTTATATGTTTGGGCTTCCCATGAAATATAAAAGCTTAGCATCAGATATAAAGATCCATCAGAGCATTGCTACAGAAAGAGTACTCAAATTAAGAGAAGTCAagaattaacgatacatgtattaattctttatagaGCACAGTAATTAACTGCTGCTTTTTGGTTTGTTTCAGTGCTGACTCGCCTGTTCTTTGGCTACGAGTTGATCCTGATATGAACTTGTTAAGTCATGTGACCTGGGAACAACCAGACTACATGTGGCAATACCAGCTCAGATACGAGAGGGACATTGTCGCCCAAAGAGAAGTAATAATGGAAaaccttatttatcaatttgcATTTATTTCCTTGAAAAGGTCATTGTACTTTATTAGCCGGGAATTACGTGTtacattttgctttaaaaaaggtGTTTTAAATGATGCATTGATCAATACCCTATTTTCAGTCAAAGGAAAACAAAAGAATATCATTTCTACTTaaagaaaataaggaaataataaaattgtacCTATTTTGTACAACAAACAACCTAGTATGATCGGAATGAATGAGAGATTTTCATGGTGGTGTTTGCTACTTTGACAGGCCATCCGTGCACTAGAGAACTACCCTACAGCAGGGACTAGGCGGGCACTGACAGACATACTGGAGGATGACCACTGCTTCTACAGGATCAGGATGGAGGCAGCTCATTGTCTGGCCAAGGTCAACAAGCAAAAACTTACTATCCCCAACTTTACCCTTTTTTGAAGAGTCAAATCTTGCTGCccttagagagaaaaaaagggggaaaaactTAGAAAATCTAAGCTAGCACTAATTTGTACGTCAAGCTTAATTTAATTGTCTTGTtgcttgaaaatttcaaataagttttgaatttataaaatatttttatgaaaagtctaatagaaattgtaaaaacatCTGAACTTCTTTATCTTGTGTGTCTTATGAACCAATATTAAAATTAGtgtttatttgaatgttttcacAAATACGGataagttattttttattgatacaaaGGAAACAATGCTCTTTCatactttttatttataatcaatTATGCCATATTCTTTTTCATATAATAGGTGGTGAATAGAAACTGCTTGACTTAccgtaattttaatttttttgtaggTGGCCAACTCTATGGTGGGTGTGTGGGCAGGACCCCCAGCTATGATGACCATCTTTAGGAAAATGTTTGGATCTCATTCCTGCCCAGCCATCATCAGACAAAACAACTTCTCAAACTTTCAAAATTACTTCCTTTTGAAGGTAAGCATTAAAGTCAATATCAAGTTATTCTTTCTTTGGGTTTCACATCACATTGTTGTACCTAACTAAGGATTATGAATAGATTATAACTTAATGTCATATATGATAAtgtgttatatcatttattctaTAGACTATACCAAATGCCATGGCCCTATTGAGAAACATTCATACCATCTGTCCACCTGAAGTGTTCAAATTCATCATGGAACTGTTTAAATATAATGACAACAGCAGAAACAAGGTAACTTACTAGTCCCCCCCTCCccaaataaaagaaatacataaCGTTATGTAATTCTATCAAGTTAGAGTATAAAGTTATTGAATGGTCAGGGGCTTTGGAGTATAAAACTTGTGAAAACTTTGTcaaataatttatgaattttaaatattttttttcacctgCTATCAAGATGATTGTAGTAAACAgacaaaaatgtttgaattaggTATCAGTGATGTTAAATCAATGTGTTGTGATATGAAGAatgttattcttatttttttctttggtgaACAAAATGTTATTTACGTTTGTTTCAGTTCTCTGACAATTACTACAGAGCTGCTCTAGTGGAGGCAGTGTCTAAAACAGTGACTCCAGCCATCACTCTCATGAGTACGCCAGGGTAGGTGTCAGTCTCTTCATTCAAATACACATTTCTTACCTCTGAACACTAAAGAGCGTGTTATGATGCAGGATATTGCACTAAGAAAAACAAGAAGGTGGCTTGATGCGAGGAGATGACATTACTGTCAATCTTATGTAGCTGTAACTTGTTTTCTTTTCATCCTCACCAGGCAGGGCCCTACTGCTGACAATTTGTCAGCAGAGACAAAGCAGATTCTGGAGGAAATTACTCGTTATCTGAACCTGGAAAAGTTACTGCCATGTTACAGGCACACAGTCACTGTCAGGTGTGTTATATTAATGATGtctcttttttttaaggaatcAATGAAGGAAATGATTAAATCTATGTAATATTTGTATGgaagaatatattttttcatcatacatgtatttagatgtGTCACATTCACTCTTTTCATTCAATAACTGTTCTAAAGTTATCTAGTTGTTAACTTGCTATTTTGATGTTGTTTAACAGCTGTCTGAGTGCCATCAGAACACTGCAGAAGTTTGGACATTTGCCAAGTGAAGTGGAGTTCTTCAAAAGCTATGCCCAGCATGGAGTGTTCAGAGACATTCGGCTGGCGGCCATTGATGCTATAGTCGACTTTATAAAAAGTAAGTTTGTTCTTGTAACTCACAATTTTAAGGCTTATTTATCTCTCATGAGTGAAACATGAGGTCAATCATTCCTGGCATTGCTTTGAAGGGACACTAATATGAACTGAGTGGATTTAGTTATTATTTCATATTgcaatttattgataaaataatgacacttggttgaaattttttttatacttgtgTCAACAAATTTTATGATCAACCAT
Coding sequences within it:
- the LOC128165835 gene encoding transcription initiation factor TFIID subunit 2-like isoform X2, coding for MKKEGKTDVSRPYKLAHQTLCIRAINLEKKSLIGYVELVIHPLRQDLKRVKINSKQCRIYHVSINDQYEAKFLYNDPTLEICQGDAKQRNLDYFQHCHFSAMSAVDPDNGNGEITVRLPPEMYLNIAELRPFRLCIEFSLENPKGGLHFVVPDLPGPAHENAAHVFTAGLNNCSRLWFPCLDTYSEPCTWKIEVTVDNELTAVTCGDLIEVISTPDKKRKTFHYFLSIPTSAPNIGMAVGPFEIHVDPNMHEVTHFCLPHLTEILKHTTNYIHQAFEFYEELLSSRYPYTCYKHVFVDEAYVESTSYATMSVLSTNLLHSNRIIDQTISTRTVLAEAVAKQFFGTFIAMQTWSDAWLPMGISGYLCGLFIKKTFGNNEYRFRISNYLKDVQDYENRVGGIVLDPTKRDSNHHFSIKSPHTVSPRYMEAFRSKCFLVMRMLEQRIGEQLLIQVVNKLVALATTGASQKVGANTWGNLLLSTSSFLKIISTVTGKDISPFLELWVSQSGCARFFGNFVFNRKRNVVELELKQDLGAKGALKYVGPLTVTIQELDGSFNHNFKIEENKTKFDITCHSKCRRNKKKKIPLMTGEEVDMDLSAMDADSPVLWLRVDPDMNLLSHVTWEQPDYMWQYQLRYERDIVAQREAIRALENYPTAGTRRALTDILEDDHCFYRIRMEAAHCLAKVANSMVGVWAGPPAMMTIFRKMFGSHSCPAIIRQNNFSNFQNYFLLKTIPNAMALLRNIHTICPPEVFKFIMELFKYNDNSRNKFSDNYYRAALVEAVSKTVTPAITLMSTPGQGPTADNLSAETKQILEEITRYLNLEKLLPCYRHTVTVSCLSAIRTLQKFGHLPSEVEFFKSYAQHGVFRDIRLAAIDAIVDFIKTESRPEDMYWILNLVETDPDLYVRHYALQQLVLNPPFRRMETSALHTEGLVERLWKMMNCTFSYDSRLRCDAADVYFTLYGRTRPSCLPIPDNMVVLSLKDRKNKMNPAYVPDEMEEMFDDEEEDEEVGMEEGESSQVDTEADIDVTDIGGEEPSLKRKSPPPTELPPPLVLSIGSVPETCPLGIFNEDSASQSKRLKLKVKQEHPAPEPQLSVTMDTSSRLSEGSSSPTTTAVGSESSAPLSFAGLLPSSTSATDMSSATDSKAHKAKKKKKKNKHKHKHKHKHDRPDKDPLGRIREGSFNSSENSPSVTQTTLSSPEFEI
- the LOC128165835 gene encoding transcription initiation factor TFIID subunit 2-like isoform X1, encoding MKKEGKTDVSRPYKLAHQTLCIRAINLEKKSLIGYVELVIHPLRQDLKRVKINSKQCRIYHVSINDQYEAKFLYNDPTLEICQGDAKQRNLDYFQHCHFSAMSAVDPDNGNGEITVRLPPEMYLNIAELRPFRLCIEFSLENPKGGLHFVVPDLPGPAHENAAHVFTAGLNNCSRLWFPCLDTYSEPCTWKIEVTVDNELTAVTCGDLIEVISTPDKKRKTFHYFLSIPTSAPNIGMAVGPFEIHVDPNMHEVTHFCLPHLTEILKHTTNYIHQAFEFYEELLSSRYPYTCYKHVFVDEAYVESTSYATMSVLSTNLLHSNRIIDQTISTRTVLAEAVAKQFFGTFIAMQTWSDAWLPMGISGYLCGLFIKKTFGNNEYRFRISNYLKDVQDYENRVGGIVLDPTKRDSNHHFSIKSPHTVSPRYMEAFRSKCFLVMRMLEQRIGEQLLIQVVNKLVALATTGASQKVGANTWGNLLLSTSSFLKIISTVTGKDISPFLELWVSQSGCARFFGNFVFNRKRNVVELELKQDLGAKGALKYVGPLTVTIQELDGSFNHNFKIEENKTKFDITCHSKCRRNKKKKIPLMTGEEVDMDLSAMDADSPVLWLRVDPDMNLLSHVTWEQPDYMWQYQLRYERDIVAQREAIRALENYPTAGTRRALTDILEDDHCFYRIRMEAAHCLAKVANSMVGVWAGPPAMMTIFRKMFGSHSCPAIIRQNNFSNFQNYFLLKTIPNAMALLRNIHTICPPEVFKFIMELFKYNDNSRNKFSDNYYRAALVEAVSKTVTPAITLMSTPGQGPTADNLSAETKQILEEITRYLNLEKLLPCYRHTVTVSCLSAIRTLQKFGHLPSEVEFFKSYAQHGVFRDIRLAAIDAIVDFIKTESRPEDMYWILNLVETDPDLYVRHYALQQLVLNPPFRRMETSALHTEGLVERLWKMMNCTFSYDSRLRCDAADVYFTLYGRTRPSCLPIPDNMVVLSLKDRKNKMNPAYVPDEMEEMFDDEEEDEEVGMEEGESSQVDTEADIDVTDIGGEEPSLKRKSPPPTELPPPLVLSIGSVPETCPLGIFNEDSASQSKRLKLKMESETLEEPQVTEPSKASGTQEVTVTKTPVTPSSATSAYAAEFLKFVGVKQEHPAPEPQLSVTMDTSSRLSEGSSSPTTTAVGSESSAPLSFAGLLPSSTSATDMSSATDSKAHKAKKKKKKNKHKHKHKHKHDRPDKDPLGRIREGSFNSSENSPSVTQTTLSSPEFEI
- the LOC128165836 gene encoding uncharacterized protein LOC128165836; this encodes MALSKSQISLTVEHHLNCGTEDCEKNCQFYCNDCHQPMCEQCRDEHQRSPITKNHEVAINQKLPVQKCKIHPSTDIDLFCEECQIPLCTKCAATQGHCNHLLIDLEQIYTEKILLCQKKIAKIQNYLQPSSQGLQREIAEDITEIKQRMNSIRTSIEAEAKSIKELVDAITLDKIEQVNKIEESLLQILDSQKETMDDYTHYLNGVIKTLYGYIKSSSSSLEKLISLDTSNNLTIQPIPETTKPVPPVFTAGQYSKEDVTKLLGRVTVPDTKPVNREIKPMEIASTQLKSNQWKENEEKSDMSSAVTKVMDYTVPEVDSVHNVSLLGKSGTVWVSDYHGNLVQTDLLGNQLQKIQTSGGYGYHTVTQDGDLIFTDRKNKVINKITLDNKGTKFIKTGDWEPISIHSSHINGDILVGMIKNREAKVTRYSKTGKELERDFKGQGLYGDPHYITENINGDICTSDLDKRAVVLVNKSGQHRFSYTGQGSEFCPYGICTDILGHILVCDIRSDIVYLLDQDGQFLSLLLTAQQGVKCPRGLCVDDKNNLHVGQWNTNTVTVYKYLQ